Below is a window of Rhodoglobus vestalii DNA.
GCCAGCGCCTGAACACCGGGAGCCTTCGCAACAATTTGTGCGGTGATGGCATCCCACACATTGGAAACGATGAGCGGTGTTCCCGGAACGTGCAGTGAGCGAAGCAGTTCGGCGCGAGCGGCTGGAGAAGAGGAATGAGAAGTCATAGCCCAAGCATCCCCTGCAAAGACCCAGCGCACCAGCGCAATTTAGACATGGCCAGCAAACCCTGAGCTAGTCGATCATCGACTGCTTTGCTTTGACCGGGAGCATGAGAAGCAGCCCCGCCACCAGCACCAGCACGATTCCGATGATGCCGAAGCGGGTGTCACCGGTCAGCGACACAAACATTGTGAAGAGACCCGGCGCCAAGAAGCTGACCGCACGCCCCGTCGTTGCATAGAGACCAAAGATCTCGCCTTCACGCCCCGGAGGCGTAATGCGCGCCAGGAAGCTGCGACTTGCCGCCTGCACCGGGCCCACAAAGAGGGTGAGGAACAGCCCGGCGATCCAGAAGCCTGTCTTTGCGTCACCGACCAGAAGCACGCTGAGCCCCGCAAGAACCAACCCCGCCAGCGACGCGATGATCACATTCTTGGCACCCAGCCGGTCATCGAGCCAACCACCGATAAAGGTGCCGATGCCGGCAACCAGGTTCGCGGCAACAGCGAAATAGATGACCTCGCTGGGGCTGAACCCGAACACCTGCGCGGCAATAATGGCCCCAAAAGTGAACACTGCGGCAAGACCGTCACGAAAGACGGCACTGGCCAGCAGAAACATCAACACCTGGGGGCTCTTCTTGGCCAACAATTTCACGGTGCCAAAAAGTTTCGCGTAGCTGGCAAAGAAACTCACCCGGTTTTCGCGGGTTCCTGCCGGAATCTCGGGCACCGCCACCAACACTGGAATCGCAAAGATAGCGAACCACGCCGCCGACGCCAGAATCGCGAACCGCACATCGAGCGCACCACCCTCAGAACCGAACGGCACAGTGAGAAGCCCGTTGCCGGTCTCACTACCGAAGTTCTGAATGAACAACACCAGCAGGATGATCAGCAAAACAATTCCGCCGATATAGCCCATACCCCAACCGAAGCCCGACACGCGGCCCACCGTTGTGGGCGTTGAGACCTGCACCAGCATCGCGTTGTAGTTGACGCTCGCAAACTCGAAGAAGATGTTGCCGGCCGCGAGAAGAGCGGCACCAAGGTAAATGTATGACGGCACCGGAACCACAAAGAACATGGCGGCCATCGCCAGAATGACCAGCCCGGTATTGATGGCGAGCCACAGTTTGCGGCGACCCGAGCCATCAGATCGCTGGCCCAGAATGGGGGCGAGCACC
It encodes the following:
- a CDS encoding MFS transporter, which encodes MNDKLPDDGVDRIPTVPRVSRTRAIGTVGQGLIADAAIPKSRVRAWALWDWGSASFNAVVTTFVFSTYLASGLFIDPEILAAAGDDAKNPALVLAKASNTTVISGALTIAGVLVAVLAPILGQRSDGSGRRKLWLAINTGLVILAMAAMFFVVPVPSYIYLGAALLAAGNIFFEFASVNYNAMLVQVSTPTTVGRVSGFGWGMGYIGGIVLLIILLVLFIQNFGSETGNGLLTVPFGSEGGALDVRFAILASAAWFAIFAIPVLVAVPEIPAGTRENRVSFFASYAKLFGTVKLLAKKSPQVLMFLLASAVFRDGLAAVFTFGAIIAAQVFGFSPSEVIYFAVAANLVAGIGTFIGGWLDDRLGAKNVIIASLAGLVLAGLSVLLVGDAKTGFWIAGLFLTLFVGPVQAASRSFLARITPPGREGEIFGLYATTGRAVSFLAPGLFTMFVSLTGDTRFGIIGIVLVLVAGLLLMLPVKAKQSMID